In Lodderomyces elongisporus chromosome 1, complete sequence, a genomic segment contains:
- the MDR1_2 gene encoding GTPase-activating protein: MSHRFIRDSFFGRTVYHLSHRKFFRHPEEQEDYQIPDFYYPHCCKEKDVPQSNSKRPVGAEGMSEPASVLGQGSKQASSSSLQTVIAPQFDSELYNSKEYIIVDWNGPDDLENPRNWSWYAKTFFIGQISLLTMAVYMASALYTPAYPDMMEELGWSEVELSLGVFLFVLGYGIGPLFWSPLSENVEMGRTSIYIFTLFIFAVLQIPTALTTTVGGFCVLRFLAGFFASPCLSTGAASVADVTHPWNLPQSLSAWSLAADAGPSFGPFFGAILTVKGGWRWCFWFILIVSGFVLLIFIFSFPESYAPTLLARRAKRLRAITGNDKITSVGLLENHHKKFKEIVVETLWRPIEITFMEPVVLLIDLYIALLYCVMYLFFEVFPVYFVDNRNFTTIELGLCYLALIVGVFIALSFYIPVMRHYFTKPIIRGEQVYPEVFIPLAIVGGVFLAAGLFIFGWSATTFTHWIGPLVGIAIVGISVLLLFQTLLNYLGYSFKTEYLASVFASNNLVRSISASVFPIFGKALFNNLSIKGYPVGWGISVVAFIALAMIAIPVLFYLNGPKLRARSKYAND; this comes from the coding sequence ATGCTGCATAGGTTTATCAGAGATAGTTTTTTTGGGCGAACCGTTTATCACTTGAGCCACAGGAAATTTTTCAGACATCCTGAAGAGCAAGAAGATTACCAAATACCTGATTTTTACTATCCACATTgttgcaaagaaaaagatgtaCCGCAAAGCAATAGCAAACGTCCTGTTGGAGCGGAAGGAATGCTGGAGCCTGCATCTGTTCTAGGTCAAGGGAGCAAGCAGGCTTCAAGCTCATCTCTTCAAACCGTTATAGCGCCACAATTTGACAGTGAGCTTTATAACAGCAAAGAATatattattgttgattgGAATGGACCAGATGATCTTGAGAATCCTCGTAACTGGTCGTGGTATGCCAAGACATTTTTCATTGGCCAAATATCACTCTTGACGATGGCGGTGTATATGGCATCCGCTTTGTATACGCCCGCATACCCAGATATGATGGAGGAACTAGGTTGGAGCGAGGTAGAACTATCACTTGgtgttttcttgtttgttttagGTTATGGAATAGGCCCGCTTTTTTGGTCGCCTTTATCTGAAAACGTTGAAATGGGAAGAACATCGATATACatctttactttatttatttttgctgTTTTGCAGATTCCGACTGCCCTTACTACTACTGTAGGTGGATTTTGTGTCTTGAGATTCTTAGCTGGTTTTTTTGCTAGCCCTTGTTTATCCACTGGCGCCGCTAGTGTAGCAGATGTGACACATCCATGGAACTTGCCTCAATCATTGTCGGCCTGGTCGCTTGCTGCTGATGCGGGCCCTTCATTTGGGCCTTTTTTTGGTGCGATATTGACAGTGAAGGGAGGATGGAGATGGTGCTTTTGGTTTATCTTGATTGTTTCGGGATTTGTGTTACTTATTTTCATATTCTCCTTTCCTGAATCTTATGCACCAACATTATTGGCAAGACGAGCCAAGAGATTGAGGGCCATAACGGGTAATGACAAGATTACTAGTGTTGGGCTATTGGAGAATCATCACAAAAAGTTTAAAgagattgttgttgaaacaTTATGGCGACCAATAGAAATTACTTTTATGGAGCCCGTGGTGTTGCTCATTGATCTTTATAttgctttgctttattGTGTTATGTACTTGTTCTTTGAAGTATTTCCAGTATATTTTGTTGATAACAGAAATTTTACAACCATCGAGTTGGGGTTGTGTTATTTGGCCTTGATTGTTGGTGTATTTATTGCCTTGCTGTTTTACATCCCAGTGATGCGTCATTATTTCACAAAACCAATCATTAGGGGAGAACAAGTCTACCCTGAGGTATTTATTCCACTAGCGATTGTGGGAGGAGTGTTTCTTGCTGCTggattatttatttttggttgGTCAGCAACAACATTCACTCATTGGATTGGGCCCTTGGTTGGAATAGCGATTGTCGGAATTAGtgtattgttattgtttcaAACGTTATTAAACTATTTGGGATATTCATTCAAGACCGAGTACCTAGCTTCTGTTTTTGCGTCAAATAATTTGGTGAGATCTATTCTGGCTTCTGTGTTTCCTATATTTGGCAAGGCTTTGTTTAACAATTTGTCAATCAAGGGCTATCCAGTCGGATGGGGTATCAGTGTGGTTGCATTTATTGCATTGGCAATGATTGCAATACCTgtacttttttatttgaatgGGCCAAAGTTGAGAGCGAGGTCTAAATACGCTAATGATTAA
- the PFK26 gene encoding 6-phosphofructo-2-kinase produces MSASEIKPPNDKEEAESNNNYNNNNNNFNNNNNNNNSNNNNNSNNNIGDNTNNNINNNINNNNNTTKDTSNDNNGSTSGTNNFSNSFQNQKPNTRGNDHQLQYENTYQHQDQLLQNPNDKHHESIRNLIASNFKQSGNASGIGSTSKTNFGSRNTGKQSTLDKQSTPGLNRNFQDYNPPYSSNLKPSNLNSSLASSSHENPMYAHRKKSNSISNGVLAHNRTLKKVSFSNFNSGSASAENHSPNSSSISSSNISFENSDAEDYDDDDDDHDDNDDDDDDDNEEEEGDDNDDNDDGFNNHDNDRNSEACTRNSKVGNARDNRSNKLSSSSAPEYEAGDVVLRKPDFQGSDNSSQKSSISKSPTTRAASQGQFFLSNSASPADITPNLSQTSLSKKMPKTETKSKSKSKSKSKSKQRAQRHSYGGEKLALSKSLDSTLLEPCDSNSSTTSLLPEFNKRPLTDTPIVSNMGSPISRELYSDDYDYEDDEGEKGETNENNNNNNNQNHRENNEEENGNNPRAVSSKESESQDSNITQSEGNRVKRISHLNLAELNDNKSPDSSISETESLSHARNAAAHVGAALAGTQDATISTGIRRPSFVPGGFETASQGSKHKGPKVSIMEPDDRSGSVSPMSSISETQKRKIAEQETREKDREIEQRQLDIEKEQERLKHEGKRMTSATPPENRSLTMNKEIKDHLLKDVPADMKEQFEKTPSIEKLKNLLMTKPPPSARKTYTLNIPGQTSSKTSPDGKIASVDVGSKLVIVMVGLPARGKSYITNKLTRYLNWLQHDCRVFNVGNTRRKSKLNAGPEKNPLPDSHTPTEAQSPNQHQVSKGSAGGAAAREGETAPVATEHDASFFNPENKDSTALREKWAMDTLEQLLDYVINGSGSVGIFDATNSTKMRRKRVLKRIQERSGGELKVLFLESICSDPSIIESNIRLKLSGPDYKNMDPELALKDFVGRLHNYEKAYETIDEEEEKIPGYQYIKMIDVGKKVVSYNIQGFLSSQTVYFLLNFNLCERQIWITRHGESKDNLSGKIGGDSHLTKRGLKFSKALAKFMNFQRQNFRKQQLERFSSRLELKYNSIFNEDDVATLDMIPNEPNFCVWTSMLVRSVETGQYFNDQLYSVKQMRMLNELGGGKYEGMTYDEIQRKHPREFDARLHNKLTYRYPGVGGESYLDVLTRLRPLITELERTTDHLLIISHRVVLRILLAYFLNLDKSAICELDVPLHTLYCLESKPYGTDYTMYEYDEATDWFVKAEPEHQKNFKEVGVVFRERKYSIVPTAPPSRNRIASHANIGDQLHNLRHGHGHGQTQDHSHATSNTASPVLDRSKMQEFNNLRNSFALGLPNSMSTRPTLSVRDGDDQAITAKNLQDLKNLEKSSRKSKVVDHE; encoded by the coding sequence ATGTCGGCCTCTGAAATCAAACCACCAAACGATAAGGAGGAAGCTGagagtaataataattacaacaataataataataattttaataacaacaataataataataacagcaacaacaacaacaacagtaataataatatcgGTGATAACACTAATAATAACATTAATAATAacattaataataataacaacactACTAAGGATACTagtaatgataataatggGAGCACATCTGGCACAAATAATTTTCTGAAcagttttcaaaatcaaaagccAAACACTCGTGGCAATGATCATCAACTACAATACGAAAACACATACCAGCATCAGGACCAGCTTTTACAAAACCCCAACGATAAGCACCACGAGTCCATTAGAAACTTGATTGCATCAAACTTTAAACAATCGGGTAATGCTTCTGGTATTGGCTCAACCTCAAAAACCAACTTTGGATCACGCAATACGGGCAAGCAAAGTACACTAGACAAACAAAGTACACCAGGCTTGAATAGAAATTTCCAGGACTATAATCCACCTTATAGCTCAAACTTAAAGCCATCCAACCTTAATTCGTCATTGGCATCACTGTCGCATGAAAACCCAATGTACGCACATCgcaaaaaatcaaattcaatCAGTAATGGAGTGCTAGCACATAACAGAACTTTAAAGAAAGTATCTTTCTCAAACTTTAACTCGGGCTCTGCTTCCGCAGAGAACCACTCGCCAAACTCCTCGTCGATATCCTCTTCAAATATATCATTTGAAAATTCAGACGCCGAAGATtatgacgacgacgacgacgaccaCGAcgacaatgatgatgatgatgatgatgacaatgaggaggaggaagggGACGACAATGACGACAATGACGACGGTTTCAATAATCACGATAATGATCGAAATAGCGAAGCTTGTACTCGTAATTCGAAGGTCGGAAACGCAAGAGATAATAGGTCAAACAAATTACTGTCATCTTCTGCCCCTGAATATGAGGCAGGCGACGTTGTGCTACGTAAACCGGATTTCCAAGGTTCAGATAATAGTTCTCAAAAGTCGCTGATATCGAAAAGCCCTACTACAAGGGCGGCTCTGCAAGGCCAGTTCTTTTTGAGTAATTCTGCATCGCCAGCAGATATTACTCCGAATTTGTCCCAGACTTCGTTGTCCAAAAAAATGCCCAAAACCGAaaccaaatccaaatccaaatccaaatccaaatccaaatccaaacaACGCGCTCAACGACATAGTTATGGAGGGGAGAAACTTGCATTGTCAAAATCATTAGATTCTACGTTGTTGGAACCTTGTGATTCAAATAGCTCTACAACTTCTTTACTTCCCGAGTTCAACAAAAGACCCTTGACAGATACGCCTATTGTTTCCAATATGGGCTCGCCAATAAGTAGAGAACTCTATAGCGACGACTATGAttatgaagatgatgaaggtGAAAAAGGCGAGACTaacgaaaacaacaacaacaacaacaaccagaACCACAGAGAAAAtaacgaagaagaaaatggcAACAATCCACGTGCGGTATCGAGCAAAGAGTCTGAATCACAAGATTCAAACATTACACAGAGCGAGGGAAATAGAGTAAAGCGTATCTCGCATTTGAATCTTGCAGAACTTAACGACAACAAATCTCCGGACTCCTCTATTTCAGAAACTGAATCTTTAAGTCATGCAAGAAATGCAGCTGCTCATGTGGGTGCAGCACTTGCAGGGACACAAGATGCCACAATAAGCACTGGTATCCGGAGACCTAGTTTTGTTCCTGGAGGTTTTGAGACTGCTTCACAAGGATCAAAACATAAGGGTCCAAAAGTTTCAATAATGGAGCCAGACGATAGGTCGGGGCTGGTGAGTCCAATGAGTTCTATTTCGGAAActcaaaagagaaaaattgCTGAGCAAGAAACAAGGGAAAAGGATAGAGAGATTGAGCAAAGGCAACTagatattgaaaaagaacaggAACGTCTTAAGCATGAAGGAAAACGCATGACATCGGCAACTCCACCTGAGAATAGGTCGCTTACAATGAATAAGGAAATTAAAGACCATTTGTTGAAAGATGTTCCTGCAGACATGAAGGAGCAATTTGAGAAAACACCATCgattgagaaattgaaaaatttgctCATGACCAAACCGCCACCTTCAGCAAGAAAGACATATACTTTGAACATCCCAGGTCAAACATCATCCAAAACATCGCCAGATGGTAAAATTGCATCAGTTGATGTTGGTTCGAAATTAGTCATTGTTATGGTTGGATTGCCTGCAAGAGGAAAATCATACATTACAAATAAATTAACGAGGTATCTAAACTGGCTTCAACATGATTGTCGAGTATTCAACGTTGGAAACACAAGAAGGAAGAGCAAGTTAAATGCAGGACCCGAGAAGAACCCGCTACCAGACTCTCATACTCCAACGGAAGCTCAATCACCAAATCAGCATCAAGTACTGAAAGGTAGTGCTGGGGGTGCAGCAGcaagagaaggagagacAGCACCTGTGGCTACAGAACATGATGCGTCATTCTTTAATCCTGAGAATAAGGATAGTACGGCATTGAGGGAAAAATGGGCAATGGACACCTTGGAACAATTACTCGATTATGTCATCAATGGAAGTGGATCTGTGGGAATATTTGACGCAACCAATTCCACCAAGATGAGAAGAAAACGTGTGTTGAAGAGAATACAAGAAAGAAGTGGAGGAGAGTTGAAGGTATTGTTCCTTGAAAGTATTTGTAGTGACCCAAGCATCATTGAAAGCAATATTCGTTTGAAATTGAGTGGGCCTGACTATAAGAATATGGATCCCGAGTTGGCATTGAAGGACTTTGTTGGTAGACTTCACAATTATGAAAAAGCATATGAGACTAtcgacgaagaagaagagaaaattcCAGGGTACCAATATATCAAGATGATTGATGTTGGTAAGAAAGTTGTCAGTTATAATATCCAaggttttctttcttcccaAACTGTTTACTTTTTGCTCAACTTTAACTTGTGTGAGAGGCAAATATGGATTACTCGACATGGAGAAAGTAAAGATAATCTAAGTGGTAAGATTGGTGGAGACTCGCATTTGACAAAGAGAGGattgaaattttcaaaagctTTGGCCAAATTTATGAATTTCCAAAGACAGAATTTTaggaaacaacaattggaGAGGTTTTCGTCGAGATTGGAGCTCAAGTATAACTCTATATtcaatgaagatgatgtgGCGACATTAGATATGATACCCAATGAGCCCAATTTCTGCGTGTGGACATCAATGCTTGTTAGGTCTGTTGAAACGGGTCAATACTTTAATGACCAATTGTATTCAGTTAAGCAGATGAGGATGTTGAATGAACTTGGCGGTGGTAAATATGAAGGAATGACGTATGATGAGATTCAGAGGAAGCATCCGAGAGAATTCGACGCTAGATTGCACAATAAGTTAACATATAGGTACCCTGGAGTAGGAGGGGAGTCGTATTTGGATGTCTTAACCAGGCTAAGACCGTTGATTACCGAGCTTGAAAGAACCACTGATCACTTGTTGATTATTTCACACAGAGTAGTGTTGAGAATCTTACTTGCATATTTTTTAAACTTGGATAAGTCCGCTATTTGTGAGCTAGATGTTCCCTTGCATACTTTGTATTGTTTAGAGTCGAAACCATATGGAACCGATTACACAATGTACGAATATGACGAAGCTACTGATTGGTTTGTCAAGGCAGAGCCTGAGCATCAAAAGAATTTCAAGGAAGTTGGCGTTGTCTTTAGAGAACGTAAGTACTCCATTGTTCCCACGGCCCCACCTAGTCGCAACAGAATTGCTAGCCATGCAAATATTGGTGATCAATTGCACAATTTGAGACATGGACATGGTCATGGCCAGACTCAAGATCACAGTCATGCAACTTCAAACACCGCGTCTCCAGTTTTAGATCGTAGTAAGATGCAAGAATTCAATAATTTGCGCAACAGTTTTGCGTTAGGTTTACCTAATTCGATGCTGACTCGACCCACTTTGCTGGTTCGAGATGGAGATGACCAGGCTATAACTGCTAAGAATTTACAAgacttgaaaaatttggaaaagtcGTCTAGGAAATCAAAAGTTGTTGACCATGAATAA
- the RSM25 gene encoding mitochondrial ribosomal small subunit component (BUSCO:EOG09264X41) — protein MRIQTDAVNVVSRASSYLLSGLLKRKPLWFDVVAKYPPKQNLIKVPYIQSKENKDPRNDQFELKKRDRKRPLSALYQTRASKMENGNLNRKIHRIPKLKFLEDEIRDYFHLRHPWENARPKTLVENSGDEVSRKCDWSRMLQLYKPLDGESVVQRTMYILQNDPEVKDVFEAYDIARFEYYKLRMAEEMESHVAKEESVMHGAVFESTHLDWNLTTEQKYIDDWVKIASEKTQVLEANRSKSNAPAGSMGGEEVEAAQVSIFEVFCKSVHQRELKVSKERRSRVQQKTHEETSRALYIIEMKMKRILEK, from the coding sequence ATGAGGATTCAGACCGATGCTGTGAATGTTGTCTCACGAGCATCTTCATATCTCTTGAGCGGGTTGCTAAAACGAAAACCATTGTGgtttgatgttgttgcCAAGTACCCACCCAAACAGAATCTTATCAAAGTCCCTTACATTCAAAGcaaggaaaacaaagaccCTAGAAATGATCAATTTGAGCTCAAAAAACGTGATAGAAAGAGACCGCTTTCCGCGTTATACCAAACACGCGCAAGCAAGATGGAAAATGGTAATTTGAACCGTAAGATTCACAGGATTCCCAAGTTGAAATTCCTCGAGGATGAAATCAGAGACTATTTCCATTTGAGACACCCATGGGAAAATGCTCGTCCAAAGACTTTAGTGGAAAATAGTGGAGACGAGGTGCTGCGTAAATGCGATTGGTCACGCATGTTGCAACTTTACAAGCCTTTGGATGGTGAGTCGGTTGTTCAACGTACAATGtatattttgcaaaatgacCCTGAAGTGAAGGATGTTTTTGAAGCTTACGACATTGCAAGGTTTGAGTATTACAAGTTGCGAATGGCTGAAGAGATGGAGAGCCATGTGGCCAAGGAAGAGAGTGTAATGCATGGTGCCGTTTTCGAATCGACTCACTTGGACTGGAACTTGACCACTGAACAAAAGTACATCGATGACTGGGTCAAGATTGCATCTGAAAAGACACAAGTATTGGAAGCTAACAGAAGTAAATCCAACGCACCAGCTGGCTCAATGGGTGGAGAAGAAGTAGAGGCAGCACAAGTGAGTATATTTGAAGTTTTTTGCAAACTGGTCCATCAGAGGGAGTTGAAAGTCAGCAAGGAGAGGAGGAGCAGAGTCCAGCAAAAGACGCATGAGGAAACGAGTCGAGCATTGTATATaatagaaatgaaaatgaagagaaTCTTGGAGAAGTAA